In the genome of Parus major isolate Abel chromosome 2, Parus_major1.1, whole genome shotgun sequence, one region contains:
- the LRRC3B gene encoding leucine-rich repeat-containing protein 3B, translating to MHLVDLWLTRSLSMCLLLQSFVLMILCFHSASMCPKGCLCSHSGGLNVSCSNANLKEIPRDLPPETVLLYLDSNQITSIPNEIFKDLHQLRVLNLSKNGIEFIDEHAFKGVAETLQTLDLSDNRIKSVHKNAFNNLKARARIANNPWHCDCTLQQVLRSMASNHETANNVICKTSVLDEHAGRPFLNAANDADLCNLPKKTTDYAMLVTMFGWFTMVISYVVYYVRQNQEDARRHLEYLKSLPSRQKKPDEADDISTVV from the coding sequence ATGCATTTGGTAGACCTGTGGTTAACTCGTTCCCTCTCCATGTGTCTGCTCTTACAAAGTTTTGTCCTCATGATACTGTGCTTTCATTCTGCCAGTATGTGCCCAAAAGGCTGCCTCTGTTCCCACTCTGGAGGTCTGAACGTCAGCTGTAGCAATGCAAACCTCAAGGAAATACCCAGAGATCTTCCTCCAGAAACAGTCTTACTTTATTTGGACTCCAATCAGATAACATCTATCCCCAACGAAATTTTTAAGGACTTGCACCAATTGAGAGTCCTCAATTTATCAAAAAACGGGATTGAGTTTATAGATGAACATGCCTTCAAAGGGGTGGCAGAAACCTTGCAGACTCTGGATTTGTCTGACAACCGGATTAAAAGCGTGCACAAAAACGCTTTCAACAACCTGAAGGCCAGGGCCAGAATTGCCAACAACCCCTGGCACTGTGACTGCAcgctgcagcaggtgctgcgGAGCATGGCCTCCAACCACGAGACGGCCAACAACGTCATCTGCAAGACCTCTGTGCTGGACGAGCACGCCGGGAGACCCTTCCTCAACGCTGCCAACGATGCCGACCTCTGCAACCTCCCTAAAAAGACTACTGACTACGCCATGCTGGTCACCATGTTTGGCTGGTTCACCATGGTGATCTCCTACGTGGTTTATTATGTCCGACAGAACCAGGAGGACGCAAGGAGGCACCTTGAGTACTTGAAATCCCTGCCAAGCAGGCAAAAGAAACCAGATGAAGCCGATGACATTAGCACTGTGGTATAG